Within the Amycolatopsis sp. 195334CR genome, the region CGTGATCACCGGCGGCGAGCGGGCCCGAGGCACCCAGGTGGTCGGGAACCTCGTCGAACGCAGCATGGGGGCGCTGATGGACGGCGGCGGGATCTACCTGTCCGCTCCGCAGGGCTCGTCGTTCGCCGGCGGGACGGTGGTCCGGGGCAACGTGATCCGCGATGTCCTGACGTCGTACAACTTCGGGCTCTACGCCGACTACGGCGCCGCGTGGATCAGCGTCATCGGGGAACATCGTGTGCCGGGCCGACACGCCGATCGTGCTGCAGGTGGGCCCGCCGCTGGAGAACGTCGCCTTCCTCGGCAACTTCTGGGACGTCCTGCCCGACGGCTACGAGGCCCCGCCCAAGACGGTGACCGTGGCCGGGAACACCGTGCTGCCCAAGGAAACCTTCGACGAGGCGGTCAAGGCCGACCCCGCGGCGGCCGACATCCTCGCGCGGGCGGGACGGCGTGCCTGAATCGGTCGTCAGTCGAGGGCTTCGGTGATGCGGAAGTCTCGCTGGAAGCCGACGGGGAGTGCGGCCAGGGCCTTCTGGTAGGCCGCACTCTCGTACGCGGCGACGGCCTGGTCGAAGCTGCCGAACTCGATCAGAACAACGCGCTCGGCGATTCCGGCCTCGTGTGCGACGACCCGGCTCGCCGAGGCGACCCCGTCGTTCCGGCTCAGGCGGGTGGTCTACTCTGAGTTTTCAGAGATCTCTGAAACCTCAGAGCTGGAGTGGAGCGATGACCGACGCGGCCGAGGAACTCGCGCTGACCCTGACCCGCAACGGCTTGCAGCGCATGACCGCGCGCGTGCTGTCCGTGCTGCTGTTCACCGAGCAGGAGTCGATCACCGCCGGGGAGATCGCCGAACGGCTCAGCGCGAGCACCGGGACGGTGTCCACCGCGCTGAAATCACTCGGTGACGCCGGGCTGGTCGAGCGGGTGCCCGCCCCGGGCAGCAGGCGCGAGCACTACCGCTGCCCCGACGACGCCTGGGCACGGCTCATGTCGGCGCAGAACACCACCGTGCAAGCGATGCTGCACGCCGCCGAACAGGGCATCGCCGCGGCGGGAGCGGACAGCGTGGCCGGGCGGCGCCTGGCGAACATGCACGACTTCTACACCCACCTCATGCAGGAACTGCCCGCGGTCATCGACCGCTGGCGAAAGGGGCGACAACGATGACGAACCTTCGCGCACTCAAACGAGCGGTGTTCGCCCGCCACTGCCACCCGTGGAGTGCCTGGACGCGCTGGGCGTCCGCCCCGCTGGTGCTGGTCCCGGTGTGGCGGCGCAGCTGGCGCGACGCCGCGCTGGTCGCCGCCTGGATGGCGATCAACCCCGTGGTGTTCGGCAAACCCGCCCACGAACGGGCCTGGGCGAGCCGGGCGATGCTCGGCGAAGAACGCTGGATCGCCGAACGGCCAAGGGACACCGCGATGGCGGTCAACGTGGCCGCCACCGTCGCGGGCCTGACCGGGGTGGTCGCCGCCCGCCGCCGCCACGCCCCCACCGCGGCGGTCGCGTCAGCGACGTCGATGGCGCTGTTGCTGGCCTATTGGGAACTGATGGTCCGCTACCACGACCAGCACAACGAGGCCGGGTGAAGGGCACGGCGCGGGCGTTCAGGCCGACCGGCTGGCCGTCGAAGCCCTTGCCTCGTCCCGGAAGGTCTTGGGTGACGAACCGACCACGCGGCGGAAAGCGGTGCTGAACGCGCTCTCGGAGCTGTACCCGGTCGCCGAGGCCAACTCCGAGATCGAGAGTTCGCCGCGGGCCAGGGCGTCCCGCGCGAGTCTCATGCGCCACTGGATCAGGTACTCCAGCGGCGAGGTCCCGATCTGGTCCTTGAAGGCCTGGGCGAACGCGGACCGCGACATGTGACTGATGGCAGCGAGTTCGCCGACGGTCCAGGAGTGCCCCACGTCCGCGTGCATGGCACGCAGCGCGACACCGATGCCGTCCTGGTTCAGCGCGCCCAGCCAGCCGATCGGCTGATCGGTCTGGCAGGCGTGGGCGCGCAGCATGTGCACGAGCAGGACCTGGGCGAGGTGGTTCTGCACCAGCGATCCGCCGGTCGCGGTGGCCTCGACCTCGGTGGCCAGCATTTCGATCAGCTGCCCCAGCTGCCTGCCCCGGGGGTCGGCCGCGCGCACGATCACCAGCGGCGGCAGGAGATCGGTCAGAACGCAGGCGTTCCGGTCGTCGAACGCGAGGTGCCCGACGCAGAGGTAAAGGTCCTCTTCGGACTCCAGGCCGATCCGCGCGAACCCGTCCTCGGCAGTCGCCCACACCGACTCCGCCGGGCGCGGCCTCACCTCGGGCGTGCTGGCCAGCACGTAGGGCGGCGGGTTGCCCAGCATGAACGTGTCACCCTCGTGCAGGAGCACCGGTTCGCGCCCGTCGAGAACCAGCCAGCACGTGCCGCGCACGAGGCCGCCGACCCGCACGTGCGGAAACGCGCCGAAGCGCAGCGCCCACTCCCCCGCGGCCCGGAGGCTGGGCTCGATCACCGTGCGGGGCCGGAGCAGGCCGATCGCGTCAGCCACCGGATCCCGAAAGCCAAGCACCGACACCCCCTGGACGATATGTAAAGAACTCTGGAGTCTGCATGATGGATCCTACAGCCCCGGTTCGGCAGTATCGATCTCGAACGATCAACTCCGAGAATGATGGAGAGACCCACCATGGGGCAGCTGGATGGCAAGACGTCGGTGGTCACCGGAGGCAGCAGCGGGATCGGCCTGGCCACCGCCCTGCGCCTGGCCGACGAAGGCGCATACGTGTTCGTCACCGGCCGGCGCGAGGCCGAACTGGAGGCCGCCGTCAAAACCATCGGCGCGGACCGCGCCGAGGCGATCGTCGGCGACATCTCGAAGCAGGAAGACCTGGACCGGCTCTACCAAGCCGTCCGGGCCCGCGGCAAGGGCTTGGACGTGCTCGTGGCGAACGCCGCGACCGCCGCGTTCGTGACGCTGGAGCAGACCACCGAGGAGCACTTCGACCAGACCTTCGCGGTCAACGTCCGGGGCACCCTGTTCACCGTGCAGAAGGCCTTGCCACTGCTCAACGACGGGGCCTCGATCGTCCTGGTCGGTTCGACCGCCGGTGACCGTGGCGTGGAGGCGTTCGGCGCCTACGCGGCATCGAAGGCGGCCGTCCGTTCGTTCGCGCGGACGTGGTCCAACGAACTCAAGGGCCGCGGCATCCGGGTCAACGTGGTCTCCCCGGCCTGGATCGAGACGCCCGGAGGCACCGCCGCTTTCGGCGACGAGGAGGCGGCCAAGGCCGTCAAGGAGAACGTCGCCGCGACCGTGCCCAGCGGCCGCATGGGCCGGCCCGAGGAAGCCGCCGCGGTCGTGGCCTTCCTGGCCTCGGACCAGAGCAGCTACGTCATCGGCACGAACGTCTACGTCGACGGAGGCACGAACCAGATCTAGCGCACCGGGTTTGCCTTACCATGGAGGCGGTCGCATCGCACCTGGGGGCGGTATGGGACACCTGCACGTCAGTGCCGAGTTCGACGCCATGGCAAGGAAAATCGACGAGATCGCGCCCGTTCTGCGTGCCGAGGCCGAGAACTGCGAGGAGCAGGGCGCGCTCACCGACGACGTGGTGCGCGCGCTGGAAAGCACCGGGGTGCTGCGGATCGGCATCCCCAGCGAGCTCGGCGGGTACGAGTTCTCGCCGTCGCAGGTGGTGCGGACCATCGAACAGCTGTCGTACCACGACGCTTCCGTTGGCTGGACGGTGATGGCCGTCCAGTTCGTCACCGGCTGCACCGCGGGCTACCTCGGTGCCGAGGCCGTCGCCGACCTGTACCCGGACGTGACCGCGGGCCGCCACGCGGTCATCGCCGGGCAGGGCACTCGCCTCGGTACCGCCGTGCGGGCCGACGGCGGTTACCGGATCAGCGGGCGCTGGGGGTTCGCCTCCGGTATCCCGCTGGCCACGCACATCCACACCGCCGCGTTCTGCGCGGAGACCGGTGAGTCGCTGGTCTTCACCTTCCCCAAGGAACTCGCGACGCTCGTCGACAACTGGGACGTGCTCGGCCTGCGCGCCACGCACAGCATCGACTACGTGTGCGAGGACGTGTTCGTCCCCGCCACGCACGCGTTCGCGGCCACCACCATGGAGAACGTGCACGGTGGCGCGCTCTACCGGCTGGGCCTGGTGAACCTCGCCGCGGTCGTGCACAGCGGCTGGGCGCTCGGCGTCGGGCGGCGGCTGCTCGACGAGCTGAAAGCCTTGGTGGCGGCCAAGACCGGCACGCACAACGCGGCCGTGGACACCGGGTGGTTCCACGCCGCCTACGCGCGGGCCGAGGCGCGGTTCCGGGCGGCCCGCGCGTGGGCCATGGAGGTGTGGGCGGACAACGAGGCGACGCTGGACCGCGGCGAACACCTGAGCACGGAACAGGAAACCCTCACCCGGCTGATGCTCGGCAACACCACCTGGTCCGTGCACGACGTCGGCGACACCGTGCACCGGTGGGCCGCGACCACCGCCATCCGGCGGGGCGACCTGCAGCGCTACCTCCGCGACCTCGACACGGGCACCCAGCACATCACGTCCGGGCCGGTCGTGCTGCAGAAGTGCGGGGCGTCGCTGGCGGGGCTGGCCCCGGGCGCCCACTGGCACTTCCTGGACCTGGTGCCGGACTGACTCAGGGGCGATGGGCCTCCGCCCACGGCAGCAGGCGGCGTTCCACGTACGCGAACCCGTAGAACAACACGATGCTGATGACCCCGAGCAACCCCATGGCGGCGAACGCGAGCGCGGTGTCGGCGCTCGCGCCGGACGAGACGATGACAAAGCCGAGCCCCGAACTGGCACCGACGAACTCGGCGATCACCGCACCGATCACGGCCAGCGTGATCGCCGTCTTCAACCCGACGAAGACCTGCGGCAGGGCGTACGGCAGCCGCAGCTTCAGGTACTCCTGGCGGCGGGTGCAGCTCAGCGAGCGCATCAGCTCGACCAGCTCGGCGGGCGTCGACTTCATCCCGGACGCCGTGGAGATGACCACCGGGAAGAAGCACACCAGGAACACCAGGAGGACCTTCGGCCCGGGACCGAAACCCATCCACACCACCAGGATCGGCGCGATGGCGATCTTGGGGACGGCGTTCAGCGCCAGCAGCGGCGGGTAGATCGTGCGCTCCAGGATCGTCGAGCTCACGATGAGCAGCGCGAGCGGAATGCCCACCACGACGGCCAAGCCGAACCCCTGGACGGTTTCCAGCAGCGTCACCCAGGCCTGCTCGAGCAGGTAGCCCGGGTACTCGCCGAAGGCCGCCACCACGTCACCGGGGCTGGGCAGCAGGAACTCCTCGATCGCGAACACGACCGTCGCCAGCCACCACAACGCGAGCACCACCAGCATGCCGAGTACCGGCAGCACGACCGCGGCCACACGGCGGCTCATCCCGTCACCTCCAGCAGGTCGTACAGCTCACCACCCGCCGCGGCCACCCCGGCGGCGCGCGCGGTCCTGGGCCGCGGGAGGTCCACGTCGACGATCTTGCGGAGCCTGCCGGGCCGAGGGGTGAGCACCACGACCCGGTCGGCGAGCACGACCGCCTCCTCGACGGAGTGCGTCACGAACACGACCGTCAACGGGCGCTCACGCCAGATCCGTTGCAACTCGGCGGAAAGCTCGGTCCTCGTCAGCGCGTCGAGCGCGGAGAACGGCTCGTCCATCAGCAGCACGCGCGGGTGCTGGACGAGCGAACGGCACAGCGACACCCGCTGTCGCATCCCGCCGGACAGCTCGTGCGGCAGCCGTCCGGCGAACTCGGTGAGCCCCGTCAGCTCCAGCAACTCGTGCGCGTGCGCGGTGTGGCGCCGCTGGTCCAGGCCGAGGACCTCGACCGGCAGCAGCACGTTGGCCAGCACCGAGCGCCACGGCAGCAGCGCGGGCCGCTGGAACATCACGGAGATGTCGCGGCGGGGCC harbors:
- a CDS encoding GbsR/MarR family transcriptional regulator, coding for MTDAAEELALTLTRNGLQRMTARVLSVLLFTEQESITAGEIAERLSASTGTVSTALKSLGDAGLVERVPAPGSRREHYRCPDDAWARLMSAQNTTVQAMLHAAEQGIAAAGADSVAGRRLANMHDFYTHLMQELPAVIDRWRKGRQR
- a CDS encoding DUF6653 family protein; translated protein: MTNLRALKRAVFARHCHPWSAWTRWASAPLVLVPVWRRSWRDAALVAAWMAINPVVFGKPAHERAWASRAMLGEERWIAERPRDTAMAVNVAATVAGLTGVVAARRRHAPTAAVASATSMALLLAYWELMVRYHDQHNEAG
- a CDS encoding AraC family transcriptional regulator — protein: MADAIGLLRPRTVIEPSLRAAGEWALRFGAFPHVRVGGLVRGTCWLVLDGREPVLLHEGDTFMLGNPPPYVLASTPEVRPRPAESVWATAEDGFARIGLESEEDLYLCVGHLAFDDRNACVLTDLLPPLVIVRAADPRGRQLGQLIEMLATEVEATATGGSLVQNHLAQVLLVHMLRAHACQTDQPIGWLGALNQDGIGVALRAMHADVGHSWTVGELAAISHMSRSAFAQAFKDQIGTSPLEYLIQWRMRLARDALARGELSISELASATGYSSESAFSTAFRRVVGSSPKTFRDEARASTASRSA
- a CDS encoding SDR family NAD(P)-dependent oxidoreductase, whose protein sequence is MGQLDGKTSVVTGGSSGIGLATALRLADEGAYVFVTGRREAELEAAVKTIGADRAEAIVGDISKQEDLDRLYQAVRARGKGLDVLVANAATAAFVTLEQTTEEHFDQTFAVNVRGTLFTVQKALPLLNDGASIVLVGSTAGDRGVEAFGAYAASKAAVRSFARTWSNELKGRGIRVNVVSPAWIETPGGTAAFGDEEAAKAVKENVAATVPSGRMGRPEEAAAVVAFLASDQSSYVIGTNVYVDGGTNQI
- a CDS encoding acyl-CoA dehydrogenase family protein, which gives rise to MARKIDEIAPVLRAEAENCEEQGALTDDVVRALESTGVLRIGIPSELGGYEFSPSQVVRTIEQLSYHDASVGWTVMAVQFVTGCTAGYLGAEAVADLYPDVTAGRHAVIAGQGTRLGTAVRADGGYRISGRWGFASGIPLATHIHTAAFCAETGESLVFTFPKELATLVDNWDVLGLRATHSIDYVCEDVFVPATHAFAATTMENVHGGALYRLGLVNLAAVVHSGWALGVGRRLLDELKALVAAKTGTHNAAVDTGWFHAAYARAEARFRAARAWAMEVWADNEATLDRGEHLSTEQETLTRLMLGNTTWSVHDVGDTVHRWAATTAIRRGDLQRYLRDLDTGTQHITSGPVVLQKCGASLAGLAPGAHWHFLDLVPD
- a CDS encoding ABC transporter permease, which codes for MSRRVAAVVLPVLGMLVVLALWWLATVVFAIEEFLLPSPGDVVAAFGEYPGYLLEQAWVTLLETVQGFGLAVVVGIPLALLIVSSTILERTIYPPLLALNAVPKIAIAPILVVWMGFGPGPKVLLVFLVCFFPVVISTASGMKSTPAELVELMRSLSCTRRQEYLKLRLPYALPQVFVGLKTAITLAVIGAVIAEFVGASSGLGFVIVSSGASADTALAFAAMGLLGVISIVLFYGFAYVERRLLPWAEAHRP
- a CDS encoding ABC transporter ATP-binding protein, whose product is MIVVERVSRVFDGKAGRVPALDGIDFDVREHEAVAVIGRSGCGKSTLLRIVAGLLAPTDGRVLVAGQPVTGPRRDISVMFQRPALLPWRSVLANVLLPVEVLGLDQRRHTAHAHELLELTGLTEFAGRLPHELSGGMRQRVSLCRSLVQHPRVLLMDEPFSALDALTRTELSAELQRIWRERPLTVVFVTHSVEEAVVLADRVVVLTPRPGRLRKIVDVDLPRPRTARAAGVAAAGGELYDLLEVTG